GCGAGCGCATCGAGTTGTCGGATTTGGAGCGCGAAAATCAGCAATTCGCCAAACTCTATGAAGACGCCTTGTCGCGTTATCGCACGGCCCAGCTCGAGAAAGCGGTCAAAACCGAATTCATTGACATTTTGGATCCTGCCATCGAGCCGGATCAGCCGATTAACAGCAACAAGAAAACCAAAGCTGCCGCCGGCGGCGCGTTCGGTTTTGCGCTCGGCATCATGATCGTTTTGCTTTGGGAAATGTTGGATCGGACGCTGAAAACGGTTGACGATGTCAAAGGTTATCTCAAGCTCGATGTGCTGGGCGCCATTCCCCAGGTCGCGTTCGATAATGTTTTTGATTTTCAGGATCATGAAAAAGCGAAATTGATCGACCAGCAGTTGGTCACCCATGATTTTGCGCCGACGCCGATCGGCGAGGCCTACCGCTCGCTGCGCACCAGCCTCATTTACAACAAAAAGACCGGCCGGCTGCAAACGTTGGTGCTGACCTCGACCGCGCCCGGCGACGGAAAATCTTTCACCGCCGCCAATCTCGGCATCACGCTCGCGCAGCAAAAAAGCAAAACCCTGCTGGTGGACACCGACTTGCGCCGCGGGGTTCAACACAACACCTTCGGCGTGCCGAAAGAACCGGGATTCAGCAACTATCTGTGCGGCCAGGTGATCAGCGCCGACATTATCAACGAAACGCATATTCCCAATTTGTCGATGATTAGCTGCGGCGCCTTGGTGCCGAATCCCTCCGAGTTGTTGGGGTCGCTGCAAATGCGCCGCTTTCTCGACGAAATGCGCCGCAAATTCGACGTCATCATTTTCGACACCCCGCCATTGAATGCGGCCACTGACGCCGTCGTGCTCGGTACGCAAGTGGACGGCGTCGCCATCGTTGTCCGCGCCGGCAAAACCCATCGCGAAGTGGCGCGGCAAAAATTGGAACTCTTTCGCAATCTCGAAGCCAAAGTCATCGGCGTCATTCTCAACGGCACCTCGGTTGATTTGGCGCATGAAGGGTACAGCTACTATCATTATTGAGGGTAGGTTGGTTATGCATTGTCTCGTGACGGGTGGCGCCGGATTCATCGGCTCGCATCTCTGTGAACATTTGCTGGCGCAAGGTCACACCGTGGTTGCGCTCGATAATTTTAACGACTACTATGATCCGCGCTTGAAACGGCGCAATCTCGAACCCTTGCTGCAACATCCCGGCTTTACGCTGGTCGAAGCGGATATTCTCGACCTCACCGGTCTGCAGCGACTGTTCGGCGCGCATACGTTTGCAACGATCATTCATCTCGCGGCGCGCGCCGGGGTTCGCCCTTCGATTGCGCAGCCGTTGCTTTACGAGCAGGTCAATGTTCAGGGCACGATGAACCTTCTGGAAATGGCGCGGCAGCATAAAATTCCCAAGTTCATCTTCGGCTCGACCTCCTCGGTGTATGGCAACAACCCTAAAGTGCCGTTTTCCGAAGATGATCCGGTCGATAATCCGATCAGCCCGTATGCCGCCACCAAAAAAGCAGGCGAATTGCTTTGTTACACCTATCATCATCTTTATGGCTTGAAAGTCAGTTGTTTGCGCTTTTTCACGGTTTATGGTCCACGCCAGCGTCCGGACATGGCCATTCACAAATTTACTCAGCTCATTGCCACCGGCCAAAAAGTCCCGATGTTCGGTGACGGCACCACCAAGCGTGATTACACGTTTATCACCGATATCATCGATGGCGTCGATCGCGCTTTGGCGCGTTGTTCGAGCTATCACATTTATAATCTCGGCGAGTCGCGCACGATCGCGCTGCGCGATTTGATCGAATTGATCGCGCAACAGCTTGGCAAAGAAGCGCGAGTCGAACGTCTGCCCATCCAGCCCGGCGATGTGCCGCTGACCTGCGCGGATGTTTCGCGCGCGCAGCGCGAGCTGGGATACCAGCCGCGCGTCAATGTCGAGGAAGGAATTCACCGTTTTGTTGAATGGTATAAAGAGATTCATCGTCTCGCATAAATTTTGTCGCCGT
The candidate division KSB1 bacterium DNA segment above includes these coding regions:
- a CDS encoding GDP-mannose 4,6-dehydratase, translating into MHCLVTGGAGFIGSHLCEHLLAQGHTVVALDNFNDYYDPRLKRRNLEPLLQHPGFTLVEADILDLTGLQRLFGAHTFATIIHLAARAGVRPSIAQPLLYEQVNVQGTMNLLEMARQHKIPKFIFGSTSSVYGNNPKVPFSEDDPVDNPISPYAATKKAGELLCYTYHHLYGLKVSCLRFFTVYGPRQRPDMAIHKFTQLIATGQKVPMFGDGTTKRDYTFITDIIDGVDRALARCSSYHIYNLGESRTIALRDLIELIAQQLGKEARVERLPIQPGDVPLTCADVSRAQRELGYQPRVNVEEGIHRFVEWYKEIHRLA